One genomic region from Flavobacterium lindanitolerans encodes:
- a CDS encoding OmpA family protein yields the protein MKKITLVMTIWLSVFFTLSAVAQQRKVAKADKLYDDFAYIDAITVYENIVAKGYSSPDLLKKLANAYYFNAEFQKANKWYTELFALVEEPEPEYFYRYSQTLKSIGDYEKSAQMMDRFSKKNAIDARGRLYEGDKDYLSAILDNSGRYSIESAGINSEGQDYGTAFYKGSLIFASSREEKGAAKRIDRWTELPFTNLYASKVRSDGTLEAPERFANEISSGFHEATPAFTQDGKTIYFTRNNYNNGKNGRSKDRRIVLKIYKATFEDEKWRDVTELPFNNDEFNTAHPALSPDDKTLYFASDRPGSIGQSDIYKVSINADGTFSKPENLGKEINTEGKETFPFISDENELYFASDGHPGLGGLDIFRSKMGENGFEKPQNVGTPVNGGQDDFAFMIDTKSQGGFFSSNRNGGMGYDDIYRLKENRKLENEQFVEGHVSDSINDKGLENVKLGLFDDKFKLLEEAVTDRKGNYIFKTKLQKGKRYHIRAEKKDYLTDEKSVESDGSNGFVEVDIALQKRITEIREKGNIADAFGIRDIYFDFDEASIRPDAALDLEKIIDVMRQYPAMTVAIRCHTDSRGTREYNLKLSQRRADAVKRYMIDHGIDSSRLSAKGYGETQLRNGCSDGVECTDREHEINRRSEFVILKIK from the coding sequence ATGAAAAAAATTACCCTCGTAATGACCATATGGCTGTCTGTTTTTTTTACACTTTCTGCTGTAGCCCAGCAAAGAAAGGTGGCAAAAGCGGATAAGCTCTATGATGACTTTGCCTATATCGATGCCATTACTGTTTATGAAAACATAGTCGCAAAAGGATACAGTTCACCAGACCTGCTCAAAAAACTGGCCAACGCCTACTATTTCAATGCTGAATTTCAAAAAGCCAACAAATGGTATACGGAACTGTTTGCTTTAGTTGAAGAACCCGAGCCTGAATATTTTTATAGGTATTCCCAGACGCTGAAGTCTATTGGCGATTATGAAAAATCGGCACAGATGATGGACAGATTTTCAAAAAAGAATGCCATTGATGCCAGAGGAAGATTGTATGAAGGAGACAAGGATTATCTGTCTGCTATTCTGGATAACTCCGGACGATATAGTATTGAAAGCGCAGGAATCAATTCTGAAGGACAGGATTACGGTACAGCCTTTTATAAAGGCTCTCTCATCTTTGCTTCTTCAAGAGAAGAAAAAGGCGCCGCAAAAAGGATAGACAGGTGGACAGAACTTCCGTTTACGAATCTGTATGCTTCAAAGGTAAGAAGTGACGGTACTCTGGAAGCTCCGGAAAGATTTGCAAATGAAATCAGTAGCGGTTTCCATGAGGCTACACCGGCTTTTACGCAAGACGGGAAGACCATATATTTTACCCGCAATAACTACAATAACGGAAAAAATGGAAGAAGTAAAGACAGGAGGATTGTACTAAAAATATACAAGGCAACTTTTGAAGATGAAAAATGGAGAGACGTTACCGAGTTACCATTCAATAACGATGAATTTAACACGGCGCATCCGGCACTTAGCCCGGATGACAAGACGCTTTATTTTGCTTCAGACAGACCGGGCTCTATAGGACAGTCAGATATCTATAAGGTAAGCATAAATGCTGACGGTACATTCAGCAAACCTGAAAACCTGGGAAAAGAAATCAATACGGAAGGTAAAGAAACTTTTCCATTTATATCTGACGAAAATGAATTGTATTTCGCTTCAGACGGGCATCCCGGATTGGGAGGACTGGATATTTTCAGAAGTAAGATGGGCGAAAACGGATTTGAGAAACCCCAGAATGTGGGTACTCCTGTTAATGGAGGTCAGGATGATTTTGCCTTTATGATTGATACCAAATCACAAGGTGGTTTCTTCTCTTCCAACCGAAATGGAGGAATGGGATATGACGATATCTACAGATTGAAAGAAAACAGGAAATTGGAAAATGAACAGTTTGTGGAAGGACATGTAAGCGATTCGATAAACGATAAAGGCTTGGAAAATGTAAAACTTGGCCTTTTTGATGACAAGTTTAAATTATTGGAAGAAGCAGTCACAGACCGCAAGGGTAATTACATTTTTAAGACAAAACTGCAAAAGGGCAAACGATATCATATACGTGCAGAAAAGAAAGACTACCTGACAGACGAAAAGAGTGTTGAGTCAGATGGTTCAAATGGTTTTGTAGAGGTAGATATCGCTCTTCAAAAACGAATTACTGAAATCAGGGAAAAAGGAAATATTGCAGATGCCTTTGGTATCAGGGATATTTATTTTGATTTTGACGAAGCAAGCATACGACCTGATGCAGCTCTTGACCTGGAGAAGATAATAGACGTCATGAGGCAGTATCCGGCAATGACGGTAGCAATACGATGCCATACAGATAGTAGAGGCACACGTGAATACAACCTGAAGCTTTCCCAAAGAAGAGCCGATGCTGTTAAGCGGTATATGATAGACCACGGAATAGATTCCAGCAGACTTTCGGCTAAAGGTTACGGTGAAACACAGTTAAGAAATGGATGTTCTGATGGTGTGGAATGTACAGATAGGGAACATGAAATAAACAGGAGAAGCGAGTTTGTTATCCTAAAAATCAAATAA
- a CDS encoding PorP/SprF family type IX secretion system membrane protein, protein MKTSYKLALLALLVGAVGFAQQDSQYTQYMYNTANINPAYAGSRDVLSIFGLYRAQWIGLKGAPKTGAFALHSPISNSNVGLGLSFVNDKIGPSSENNISVDFSYMIRLSEEFNLAFGLKTTANLLNVDYTKLDIYDPNDPRFQSNIEDSFTPNIGAGAFLYSKDTYVGLSVPAFLETKHYQDNGNYSTARQNMHFYLMGGHVFELNPDLKFKPSVLFKIAEGAPLQADFSANFLFNEKITAGVAYRWSAAVSAMVGFQMTDGFFAGYAYDAETTKLATYNSGSHEIFLRFELFKKYDKVMTPRFF, encoded by the coding sequence ATGAAAACCAGTTATAAGCTTGCCTTGCTGGCTCTTCTTGTAGGAGCAGTAGGGTTTGCCCAGCAGGATTCGCAGTATACCCAGTATATGTACAATACGGCGAACATCAATCCTGCCTATGCAGGTTCCAGAGATGTGTTGAGCATTTTTGGGCTCTATCGCGCACAATGGATAGGCTTGAAAGGGGCACCAAAAACCGGCGCATTCGCCTTACATTCTCCTATAAGTAATAGCAATGTTGGGCTTGGGCTCTCTTTTGTGAACGATAAAATAGGACCATCCAGTGAGAATAATATTTCGGTCGATTTTTCCTATATGATTAGGCTTTCGGAAGAGTTCAATTTGGCCTTCGGATTGAAAACAACGGCCAACCTGTTAAACGTTGACTATACCAAACTGGATATCTATGACCCTAACGACCCCAGATTTCAAAGTAATATAGAAGATTCCTTTACTCCAAATATTGGGGCAGGTGCCTTTTTGTATTCGAAAGATACTTATGTAGGGCTTTCTGTGCCTGCTTTCCTTGAAACCAAACATTATCAGGATAATGGAAATTATTCCACCGCAAGACAAAATATGCATTTCTACCTGATGGGAGGACATGTCTTTGAATTAAATCCGGATTTGAAATTTAAACCATCCGTTCTTTTTAAAATAGCTGAAGGGGCACCGCTTCAGGCAGATTTTTCGGCCAATTTCCTTTTCAACGAAAAAATAACGGCCGGAGTAGCCTACAGATGGAGTGCGGCTGTGAGTGCTATGGTTGGATTTCAAATGACCGACGGTTTTTTTGCCGGCTATGCCTATGATGCAGAAACTACCAAACTGGCGACCTATAATTCAGGTTCTCACGAGATATTTCTACGATTTGAATTGTTTAAAAAATATGACAAGGTAATGACGCCTCGATTCTTCTAA